A part of Lacinutrix sp. 5H-3-7-4 genomic DNA contains:
- a CDS encoding DUF6787 family protein, translated as MKAFKKRWEITENWQLLFPALGLLGLFYSAYRLTGLFRKEYHIAAQIAFALLITFFLLKITLLLFKKLENKWIVKQRWEIIRIFIVFAITGSSSVLVGKPIIKFIGITKENLNIFVYWILYIIIGLIFYQILLVTIGWLLGQGKFFWEFEKKMLRRFGLGRFLD; from the coding sequence ATGAAAGCATTTAAAAAGCGTTGGGAAATAACAGAGAATTGGCAATTACTCTTTCCTGCTTTAGGTCTTTTAGGACTTTTTTATTCGGCATATAGATTAACAGGGTTATTTAGAAAAGAATATCATATAGCAGCTCAAATTGCATTTGCCTTGTTAATCACATTTTTTCTATTAAAAATTACATTATTACTTTTTAAAAAACTAGAAAATAAATGGATTGTTAAACAACGTTGGGAAATTATAAGAATATTTATTGTATTTGCCATCACTGGTTCTTCCTCTGTATTAGTTGGTAAACCAATAATTAAATTTATAGGAATTACTAAAGAAAACTTAAATATATTTGTATACTGGATTTTATATATTATCATTGGGCTAATTTTTTACCAAATATTACTAGTAACCATTGGTTGGCTTTTAGGTCAAGGTAAATTTTTCTGGGAGTTTGAGAAAAAAATGTTACGCCGTTTTGGTTTAGGACGCTTTTTAGATTAA
- a CDS encoding DUF6146 family protein, which produces MKNIVLIVSVFILIVSCKSTNNSSSTIQKAKAQVGDTLTISSDKLEYDIIIIEPGFNTWLASRAQPKNYYSQNYLENKNQRYVIEWNTRVLRPQRYNPNLYEMQIDYQPNIDYGYDVNYKLYNYFIFFQNQYNQNLLGGVVPTN; this is translated from the coding sequence ATGAAAAATATAGTTCTTATTGTTTCAGTTTTTATTTTAATAGTAAGTTGTAAATCTACTAATAATAGCAGCAGCACAATACAAAAAGCAAAAGCCCAGGTTGGAGATACCTTAACAATATCTAGTGATAAACTTGAATACGATATTATTATTATCGAACCAGGTTTTAATACATGGTTAGCTTCAAGAGCACAACCCAAAAATTATTATTCTCAAAACTACTTAGAAAATAAAAACCAACGCTATGTAATAGAATGGAATACGCGTGTGTTAAGACCACAACGTTATAATCCTAATTTGTACGAAATGCAAATAGATTATCAACCAAATATAGATTACGGTTACGATGTTAACTACAAACTTTATAATTATTTCATTTTTTTTCAAAATCAATATAACCAAAACCTTTTAGGAGGTGTTGTTCCCACAAATTAA
- the gcvT gene encoding glycine cleavage system aminomethyltransferase GcvT → MKNTALTKTHEALNAKMVPFAGYNMPVQYDGVNVEHEAVRKDCGVFDVSHMGEFLIEGPNALALIQKVCSNDASKLTVGKAQYSCMPNDDGGIVDDLIVYKLKEETYLLVVNASNIEKDWNWISSKNDVNADMRDLSEDYSLLAIQGPNAVEKMQPLSSHDLAEIKFYNFVVGDFAGIENVIISATGYTGSGGFEIYCKNDEVKQIWDKVTQAGAKPIGLAARDTLRLEMGYCLYGNDITDTTSPLEAGLGWITKFTKDFTNSDALEEQKRQGVDRKLIAFKLDERGIPRQGYDIVDNQGKKIGEVTSGTMSPSLGQGIGLGYVPIIFTDVNSKINIQIRKKAVPATVVKLPFYKQ, encoded by the coding sequence ATGAAAAATACTGCCTTAACAAAAACACACGAAGCCTTAAATGCTAAAATGGTACCATTTGCTGGTTATAATATGCCTGTACAATACGATGGTGTTAATGTAGAACATGAAGCTGTACGTAAGGATTGTGGTGTTTTTGATGTATCTCACATGGGAGAATTTTTAATTGAAGGCCCAAATGCGCTTGCTTTAATACAAAAAGTTTGTAGTAACGATGCTTCTAAACTAACTGTTGGTAAAGCACAATATTCTTGTATGCCAAATGATGATGGTGGTATTGTAGACGATTTAATTGTATATAAGTTAAAAGAAGAAACCTATTTACTAGTTGTTAATGCTAGCAATATTGAAAAAGATTGGAACTGGATTTCATCTAAAAATGATGTAAATGCAGATATGCGAGATTTAAGTGAAGATTATTCTTTATTAGCTATACAAGGTCCTAACGCAGTAGAAAAAATGCAACCTTTATCTAGCCATGATTTAGCTGAAATTAAATTTTACAACTTTGTTGTTGGTGATTTTGCTGGTATAGAAAATGTAATTATTTCTGCAACTGGATATACGGGTAGTGGCGGTTTTGAAATTTACTGTAAAAATGATGAAGTAAAACAAATTTGGGATAAAGTTACACAAGCTGGTGCAAAACCAATTGGTTTAGCTGCCAGAGATACTTTACGTCTAGAAATGGGATATTGCCTTTACGGTAATGATATTACAGATACTACATCACCTTTAGAAGCTGGTTTAGGTTGGATTACAAAATTCACAAAAGATTTTACAAACTCTGATGCTTTAGAAGAGCAAAAACGCCAAGGTGTAGACCGTAAACTTATTGCTTTTAAATTAGACGAGCGTGGTATTCCAAGACAAGGATATGATATTGTAGATAACCAAGGTAAAAAAATAGGTGAAGTAACCTCTGGTACAATGTCTCCAAGCTTAGGTCAAGGTATTGGTTTAGGTTATGTGCCAATTATTTTTACAGACGTTAATAGTAAAATTAATATTCAAATTCGTAAAAAAGCAGTGCCTGCTACAGTTGTAAAACTACCTTTTTACAAACAATAA
- a CDS encoding TonB-dependent receptor domain-containing protein yields MRFLTLILFFIGCFTGISQNCNNTFSGKIIDSHDNTALVDAKVEIIETNQTVLANADGTFSITNLCDSKYTIQISHPFCITQTHYIDISKDLNKVFWLEHHLEELNEIIIKGNHYNNKTNTTLESKISKDELERYSSFSLGDALNGISGVSSLNTGNAIVKPLINGLHSSRVVMMNNGVRMEDQDWGAEHAPNVDINAVDNITVIKGASALQYSGNAIGGIIITETAKAPVKDTLYGKTIITGASNGGGGTITSQLTKSFQSGWFAKAQGTLKRFGDFEAPNYNLSNTGVFERNFSLSGGLNKFNYGIEAYYSLYKSEIGILRASHLGGAQDQVRAINNPQPLFVSDFSYDIDAPKQDVEHHLATLKGFKKLENLGKLSFQYDYQQNKRLEFDIRRGDDKDKPSLDLNLQTHTLLFDLDSKLSNKSNLKTGVMAKYQNNFADPNTGVRRLIPDYDKYDLAAYAVYNSEINNTILLEIGARFDYTHVDALKFYRTSFWESRNYDTIFQDIVIEGDFGDQVLANPKLNFYNPSATAGFTYKFNNTYKLLFNYSLASRAPNPSELFSEGLHHSASRIEYGDLQFKSETANKISLTLQRESNVFNFSINPYINFINDFIVIEPTGVSQTIRGNFQVWEYRQTNAQLIGLDIDAAYKFTNNFQYNHQFSLVKGYDKTRDEALINIPPVNIKNEVIYKNSKLNNLRLKLQSDYVFEQNEYPNNNFEVFVPETGTMETVDVSTPPDAYHLLNFSSSIDFKINKGTAITVGFDVSNIFNKSYRNYLNRLRYYADDLSRNFLINLKINY; encoded by the coding sequence ATGCGCTTTTTAACGCTAATATTATTTTTTATAGGATGTTTTACAGGTATTTCACAAAACTGTAATAATACGTTCTCTGGAAAAATTATTGACAGTCACGACAACACAGCTTTGGTTGATGCTAAGGTTGAAATAATTGAAACAAACCAAACTGTTTTAGCAAATGCAGATGGTACTTTTTCTATTACTAATTTATGTGATAGCAAATATACAATTCAAATATCTCATCCATTTTGCATAACACAAACTCACTATATTGATATCTCTAAAGATTTAAATAAAGTGTTTTGGCTAGAGCATCATCTAGAAGAATTAAATGAAATTATAATAAAAGGAAATCATTATAATAACAAGACAAATACAACTTTAGAAAGTAAAATTTCTAAAGATGAATTAGAACGTTACAGTAGTTTTTCTTTAGGAGATGCTTTAAATGGTATCTCTGGTGTTTCATCTCTAAATACAGGAAATGCAATTGTAAAACCATTAATTAATGGTTTACACAGTAGTCGTGTAGTTATGATGAATAATGGCGTTAGAATGGAAGATCAAGATTGGGGAGCAGAACATGCTCCAAATGTTGATATTAATGCTGTAGATAATATTACAGTAATTAAAGGTGCAAGCGCATTACAATATAGCGGTAATGCTATTGGTGGTATTATTATAACCGAAACTGCAAAAGCACCGGTAAAAGATACTTTATATGGTAAAACCATTATTACAGGAGCATCAAATGGAGGTGGAGGAACAATAACCTCACAACTTACCAAAAGCTTTCAAAGTGGTTGGTTTGCAAAAGCTCAAGGTACTTTAAAAAGGTTTGGTGATTTTGAAGCTCCAAATTACAATTTAAGTAATACAGGTGTTTTTGAACGTAATTTTTCTTTAAGTGGTGGCTTAAATAAATTTAATTACGGTATCGAGGCTTATTACTCGTTATATAAAAGTGAAATTGGAATATTAAGAGCATCGCACTTAGGTGGCGCACAAGATCAAGTTAGAGCAATTAACAATCCTCAACCTTTATTTGTAAGTGATTTTTCTTACGATATAGACGCACCAAAACAGGATGTTGAACATCATTTAGCAACTTTAAAAGGTTTTAAAAAATTAGAAAACCTTGGTAAATTAAGTTTTCAATATGATTATCAACAAAATAAAAGGTTAGAATTTGATATTAGGCGTGGCGATGATAAAGACAAACCTTCTTTAGATTTAAATTTACAAACACACACTTTACTTTTTGATTTAGACTCAAAATTATCTAATAAATCTAACTTAAAAACAGGTGTGATGGCTAAATATCAAAACAATTTTGCAGATCCTAATACTGGTGTTCGAAGGTTAATACCAGACTATGATAAATACGATTTAGCAGCTTATGCAGTATATAATAGCGAGATTAATAATACTATTTTGCTAGAAATTGGAGCCAGGTTTGATTATACGCATGTAGACGCTTTAAAGTTTTATAGAACATCGTTTTGGGAAAGCAGAAATTACGATACAATTTTTCAAGATATTGTTATTGAAGGAGATTTTGGAGACCAAGTTTTAGCGAATCCAAAATTAAATTTTTACAATCCATCTGCAACAGCAGGTTTTACATATAAATTTAACAATACATATAAGTTATTGTTTAACTACTCTTTAGCTTCACGAGCACCAAATCCTTCAGAGCTTTTTAGCGAAGGACTGCACCACTCTGCTTCAAGAATAGAATATGGAGATTTGCAATTTAAATCTGAAACAGCAAACAAAATTTCATTAACACTACAACGAGAAAGTAATGTTTTTAACTTTTCTATAAATCCTTATATTAATTTTATAAACGATTTTATTGTTATAGAGCCAACTGGAGTTTCTCAAACCATTAGAGGTAATTTTCAAGTTTGGGAATATAGGCAAACAAATGCGCAACTTATAGGTTTAGATATAGATGCCGCTTATAAATTCACAAATAATTTTCAATATAATCACCAGTTTTCTTTAGTAAAAGGTTACGATAAAACAAGAGATGAAGCTTTAATAAATATTCCTCCAGTAAATATTAAAAATGAGGTTATTTACAAAAATTCAAAACTTAATAACCTGAGATTAAAATTACAAAGTGATTATGTTTTTGAACAAAATGAATACCCTAATAATAATTTTGAAGTCTTTGTTCCCGAAACCGGAACAATGGAAACTGTAGATGTAAGTACACCACCAGATGCTTACCATTTATTAAATTTTAGTTCTAGTATAGATTTTAAAATTAACAAAGGAACAGCAATAACGGTAGGTTTTGATGTTTCTAATATTTTTAATAAATCCTACCGAAATTACTTAAATCGCTTACGTTATTATGCAGACGATTTAAGTAGAAATTTTTTAATAAACCTTAAAATTAACTATTAA
- a CDS encoding DUF937 domain-containing protein — translation MSGILDLLQSDLGKTIISGVAGSTGNDTNKTSSVLTMALPVLMKAMQRNAATPQGAEGLMGAIQGKHDGSILDNLGGLFGGGVDEEVKQDGDKILGHVLGAKKQGVEKILGEKSGLDAGSVSNILKVAAPILMGVLGKQAQQQNVSSSNGIGDLLGGLLGGNSADKEQSFLESILDADGDGSIVDDVAGMVLGNAKKSGGLGGLLGGLFGGK, via the coding sequence ATGTCTGGAATTTTAGATTTATTACAAAGTGATTTAGGAAAAACTATTATTAGTGGTGTTGCTGGATCAACAGGAAACGATACAAACAAAACAAGTAGTGTATTAACAATGGCGCTTCCTGTATTAATGAAAGCTATGCAACGTAACGCAGCAACTCCTCAAGGAGCCGAAGGTTTAATGGGAGCTATTCAAGGAAAACACGATGGTAGTATATTAGATAATCTTGGTGGATTATTTGGTGGCGGAGTTGATGAAGAGGTTAAGCAAGATGGAGATAAAATTCTAGGTCACGTACTAGGTGCTAAAAAACAAGGTGTTGAAAAAATATTAGGAGAAAAATCTGGTCTTGATGCTGGATCTGTTAGTAATATTTTAAAAGTAGCCGCTCCAATTTTAATGGGTGTTTTAGGTAAACAAGCGCAACAACAAAATGTAAGCTCATCTAATGGTATTGGAGATTTATTAGGTGGACTTTTAGGAGGAAACTCTGCAGATAAAGAACAAAGCTTCTTAGAGTCTATACTTGATGCAGATGGTGATGGTAGTATTGTAGACGATGTTGCAGGAATGGTTTTAGGTAACGCAAAAAAATCTGGAGGATTAGGTGGTTTACTTGGAGGCCTTTTTGGAGGTAAATAA
- a CDS encoding glutaminase, which yields MIDFQEVINEIYSDLKTTKDKGTVASYIPELEKQSASSFGIYLKHLGGKDYHAGDWDVAFSIQSISKVLALSKAITFENKNLWQRVDVEPSGNPFNHLSLLEQENGIPRNPLINAGAIVIADILVTHLKNPKEDFLNYVREITGDQTIDFNLKVVASEKRTGFNNYAAANLLKAYNNLDNDVEEVLDFYFHQCAIEMSCKQLANAFYLFTHRGECINKTKHLTLNQVKRINAIMLTCGFYDEAGEFAFEVGLPGKSGVGGGIVALLPNDFVIVTWAPGLNEKGNSLIGMQALEQFTTKTKRSIF from the coding sequence ATGATAGATTTTCAAGAAGTTATAAATGAGATTTATAGTGATTTAAAAACCACTAAAGATAAAGGTACTGTAGCTTCTTACATTCCAGAGCTAGAAAAACAAAGTGCTTCTAGTTTTGGTATATACTTAAAACATTTAGGCGGTAAAGATTACCATGCAGGAGATTGGGATGTAGCATTTTCTATACAAAGTATTTCGAAAGTATTAGCTTTATCTAAAGCTATTACTTTCGAAAATAAAAACCTATGGCAACGTGTAGATGTGGAACCATCTGGAAACCCATTTAATCACTTATCACTTTTAGAACAGGAAAACGGCATACCTAGAAACCCACTTATAAATGCTGGTGCTATTGTTATTGCAGATATTTTAGTAACACATTTAAAAAATCCTAAAGAAGACTTTTTAAATTATGTTAGAGAAATTACTGGAGATCAAACTATAGATTTTAATTTAAAAGTTGTCGCGTCTGAGAAGCGTACTGGTTTTAATAACTATGCAGCTGCAAATCTTTTAAAAGCATACAATAATCTCGACAATGATGTAGAAGAGGTTTTAGACTTTTACTTTCACCAATGCGCAATAGAAATGAGTTGCAAGCAATTGGCTAATGCTTTCTATTTATTTACTCACAGAGGAGAATGTATAAATAAAACAAAGCACCTTACATTAAATCAAGTAAAACGTATTAATGCAATTATGCTTACCTGCGGTTTTTATGACGAAGCTGGAGAATTTGCTTTCGAGGTTGGTTTACCTGGGAAAAGTGGTGTTGGTGGCGGTATTGTTGCTCTTTTACCTAATGATTTTGTAATTGTTACTTGGGCTCCAGGATTAAATGAAAAAGGAAATTCTTTAATAGGAATGCAAGCTTTAGAGCAATTTACTACAAAAACAAAACGTTCTATTTTTTAA
- a CDS encoding PhzF family phenazine biosynthesis protein — translation MKLELYQIDAFTNTIFGGNPACVVPLDYWLPDKTLFNITKENAVAETAFFVKTDNIFHLRWFTPEIEMDLCGHATLATAHCIKTILKYPENKITFKTLSGELTVLINNGTYALNLPSRMPAKATLPSIIKDAINIQPKAIYKSRDYVLVYDSQKAIENIKVNRAVFDKINLDPGGVIVTAKGNTCDFVSRFFTPQASILEDPVTGSAHCSLVPFWAKYLQKNSLEAIQLSKRGGHLSCINKENRVIISGKAKTYSCGYLWTE, via the coding sequence ATGAAATTAGAACTTTATCAAATAGATGCTTTTACTAATACCATTTTTGGAGGTAATCCTGCTTGTGTAGTACCTTTAGATTATTGGTTACCAGATAAAACATTGTTTAATATCACTAAAGAAAATGCTGTTGCAGAAACTGCTTTTTTTGTAAAAACAGATAACATATTTCATTTGCGTTGGTTTACACCTGAAATTGAAATGGATTTGTGTGGTCATGCAACACTTGCTACTGCACATTGCATAAAAACTATTTTAAAATATCCTGAAAATAAAATTACATTTAAAACTTTAAGTGGTGAATTAACGGTATTAATAAATAATGGTACTTACGCTTTAAATTTACCATCTAGAATGCCTGCTAAAGCAACTTTACCTAGTATAATAAAAGATGCTATAAACATTCAACCTAAAGCTATATATAAATCAAGAGATTATGTTTTAGTATACGACTCACAAAAAGCTATTGAAAATATTAAAGTAAATCGCGCTGTTTTCGATAAAATTAATTTAGATCCTGGCGGAGTAATTGTTACTGCAAAAGGAAATACTTGCGATTTTGTTTCACGCTTTTTTACACCACAAGCTTCTATTTTAGAAGATCCTGTTACAGGTTCTGCGCATTGCTCTTTAGTACCATTTTGGGCTAAATATTTACAAAAAAATAGTTTAGAAGCAATACAACTATCTAAACGCGGCGGACACTTATCATGTATAAATAAAGAAAATCGTGTTATAATTTCTGGTAAAGCTAAAACCTATTCCTGTGGGTATTTATGGACAGAATAA
- a CDS encoding sugar nucleotide-binding protein translates to MKHEIDKKHRILIIGASGFIGEAIYKELCSYFRTFGTYRTDKYSFDKNQHYFQYNVEEDDIFEILEAIKPTVIISALRGNFSAQVLAHSHIIEYIVANNARLLFLSSANVFDAYSKFPSYENDKTLSHSMYGHFKIKIENMLLRLPKKYTAILRLPMVFGAQSPRIKEIKAFIKEGLPIEVFPNLVMNVTTDTKVTQQIHYIINRNKHGIFHLGSNDLVHHDDFFKEIIQSLGYSKPSLKNVYTTNNERYLAVMSKHNMLPKHLQLYSNEILSELEV, encoded by the coding sequence ATGAAGCACGAAATTGATAAGAAACATAGAATTTTAATAATTGGAGCCAGTGGTTTTATTGGCGAAGCAATTTATAAAGAACTATGCTCCTACTTTAGAACATTTGGTACTTATAGAACAGATAAATATAGCTTTGATAAAAACCAGCATTACTTTCAATATAATGTTGAAGAAGATGATATTTTTGAAATTTTAGAAGCCATAAAACCAACCGTAATTATTTCTGCGCTACGCGGAAATTTTTCAGCACAAGTATTAGCACATTCGCATATAATAGAATATATAGTAGCAAACAATGCACGACTTTTGTTTCTATCTTCAGCAAATGTATTTGATGCCTATAGCAAATTCCCAAGTTACGAAAACGACAAAACATTAAGCCATAGCATGTACGGTCATTTTAAAATTAAAATTGAAAACATGCTGCTTAGACTACCAAAAAAATATACCGCAATACTTAGATTGCCAATGGTTTTTGGTGCACAATCACCAAGAATTAAAGAAATAAAAGCCTTTATAAAAGAAGGTTTACCAATAGAGGTATTTCCTAATCTGGTAATGAATGTTACTACAGATACTAAAGTAACACAACAAATACATTATATTATTAACCGTAACAAACATGGTATTTTTCACCTAGGAAGTAATGACCTTGTACATCACGACGATTTCTTTAAAGAAATTATACAAAGTTTAGGATACAGTAAACCGTCGTTAAAAAACGTATATACTACAAATAATGAACGCTATTTAGCAGTAATGAGCAAACACAATATGCTACCAAAACACCTACAACTGTATAGCAACGAAATTTTAAGCGAATTAGAAGTTTAA
- a CDS encoding aminopeptidase P N-terminal domain-containing protein — MKTKRLLFFILLAVNIIFAQDGNPTDYLKPEFHKGRRDALRAKMPKNSVAVFFANPVRNRANDVDYIYHQDPDFYYLTGYKEPHTALIVFSQNQTDSDGKQVNEILFVQEKNKQAEMWTGSRLGVEGAKQKLGFKNVLTSKDFLDLDIDYSKFDKVFFHNFNDDYRDSSRNKADLYNLINTFKTQVNFEKDKESPMVKQIKTIIKATEIENSANVAQRIGEVITQFPEVKEDVEIMQYVEAESNSIRDEIKKQLIKIDAKPEEKNYDTRSLSTYMAELREIKTAEELVLLTKAIRISAQGQIEVMKAMHPGMSETEIQGVHEFVYKKYGSEYEGYPSIVGAGNNGCVLHYIENTKMKVEDDLVLMDLGAEYHGYTADVTRTIPANGTFSKEQRAIYDIVLEAQNAGIEKCQVGEVFWASNQAAQQVINKGLARLGIIENENVKHNYLPHGTSHHIGLDVHDPGTYGPLAANQVITVEPGIYIPEGSDCDPKWWRIAVRIEDDILITENGPVNLSAEAPRKADEIEKLMKKKSALDDFKLPKLD, encoded by the coding sequence ATGAAAACTAAACGTTTACTCTTTTTTATACTTCTTGCAGTTAATATAATTTTCGCTCAAGATGGCAATCCTACAGATTATTTAAAACCAGAATTTCACAAAGGAAGACGAGATGCTTTAAGAGCAAAAATGCCAAAAAACAGTGTCGCAGTATTTTTTGCAAACCCTGTAAGAAATCGAGCTAACGATGTAGACTATATTTACCATCAAGATCCAGATTTTTATTACCTAACGGGTTATAAAGAACCTCATACTGCTTTAATTGTTTTTTCTCAAAACCAAACAGATAGTGATGGAAAACAAGTAAATGAAATTTTATTTGTACAAGAAAAAAATAAACAAGCCGAAATGTGGACAGGCTCTAGATTGGGAGTAGAAGGAGCTAAACAAAAACTTGGATTTAAAAACGTTTTAACAAGTAAAGACTTTTTAGATTTGGATATAGACTATTCTAAATTCGACAAAGTGTTTTTTCATAATTTTAATGATGATTACCGTGATTCTTCAAGAAATAAAGCAGATTTATACAACTTGATAAATACATTTAAAACACAAGTGAATTTTGAAAAAGATAAAGAGTCACCAATGGTGAAGCAAATAAAAACTATTATTAAAGCTACAGAAATAGAAAACAGTGCGAATGTAGCACAAAGAATAGGTGAAGTAATAACGCAATTTCCAGAGGTTAAAGAAGATGTAGAAATAATGCAATATGTAGAAGCCGAAAGCAATAGCATTAGAGATGAAATAAAAAAACAACTTATTAAAATTGATGCTAAGCCAGAAGAAAAAAATTACGATACCAGAAGTTTATCTACATATATGGCAGAGTTGAGAGAAATTAAAACAGCCGAAGAATTAGTATTATTAACCAAAGCCATTCGTATTTCTGCTCAAGGTCAAATTGAAGTTATGAAAGCCATGCATCCAGGCATGTCTGAAACCGAAATACAAGGTGTTCACGAATTTGTGTATAAAAAATATGGTAGTGAGTACGAAGGTTACCCAAGTATTGTTGGCGCAGGAAACAATGGTTGTGTTCTACACTATATAGAGAATACAAAAATGAAAGTTGAAGACGATTTAGTACTTATGGATTTAGGTGCAGAGTATCACGGTTACACAGCAGATGTTACAAGAACAATTCCTGCTAATGGAACTTTTAGTAAAGAGCAACGCGCTATTTATGATATTGTCTTAGAAGCACAAAATGCAGGTATAGAAAAATGTCAAGTAGGAGAAGTGTTTTGGGCTAGTAATCAAGCTGCACAACAAGTAATTAATAAAGGTTTAGCTAGGTTAGGCATTATAGAAAATGAAAATGTAAAGCATAATTATTTACCTCACGGTACATCACACCATATAGGTTTAGATGTTCATGATCCAGGCACTTATGGACCTTTAGCAGCAAATCAAGTAATAACGGTAGAACCAGGTATTTATATACCAGAAGGAAGTGATTGCGACCCAAAATGGTGGCGTATTGCTGTTAGAATTGAAGATGATATATTAATAACCGAAAATGGACCCGTTAACCTTTCGGCTGAAGCGCCAAGAAAAGCAGATGAAATAGAAAAATTAATGAAAAAGAAAAGTGCTCTAGACGATTTTAAACTACCTAAATTAGATTAA
- a CDS encoding SDR family oxidoreductase, translating into MENILVAGANGTTGKQIVNLLNESQYFNPIAMVRKEEQQEQFKAKSIDTVLADLEKNVDHAFNNVDKVIFAAGSGGKKVKEVDENGAKKMIDASKNTNVRKFVMLSSMGADNPEQAEDLQEYLKAKHNADVYLKNSGLDYTIVRPGTLTNDKATDKIELQEKLNKSGEISRADVAQTLVRTLNDDISSQATFEIIKGDTLIGKALEPVAV; encoded by the coding sequence ATGGAAAATATATTAGTAGCAGGTGCAAACGGCACCACAGGAAAACAAATAGTAAATCTTTTAAACGAATCGCAATATTTTAATCCTATTGCAATGGTTAGAAAAGAAGAGCAACAAGAACAATTTAAAGCTAAAAGTATTGACACCGTTTTAGCCGATTTAGAAAAGAATGTAGACCATGCTTTTAATAATGTAGATAAAGTAATATTTGCAGCAGGATCTGGAGGTAAAAAAGTTAAAGAAGTTGATGAAAATGGTGCTAAAAAAATGATTGATGCTTCAAAAAACACAAATGTAAGAAAGTTTGTTATGTTAAGTTCTATGGGTGCAGATAATCCAGAACAAGCAGAAGATCTTCAAGAGTATTTAAAAGCAAAACATAATGCAGACGTTTATTTAAAAAATAGTGGTTTAGATTATACTATTGTTAGACCAGGAACTTTAACAAACGATAAAGCAACAGATAAGATTGAGCTTCAAGAAAAATTAAATAAAAGCGGTGAAATTAGTAGGGCAGATGTGGCACAAACTTTAGTGAGAACTCTAAATGATGATATTTCAAGTCAAGCAACTTTTGAAATTATAAAAGGTGATACACTTATTGGTAAAGCATTAGAGCCAGTTGCTGTATAA